In the Leptospiraceae bacterium genome, one interval contains:
- a CDS encoding DUF1577 domain-containing protein, which translates to MEKVEKISPLEIIKQDKRSWETVTVPAKVEYILKEYLMLKDLTLKGFEQKPEIYYSERKSDGTYIFKTEPTISFSEKHFTIYKTLNKHIEIDMEVTSIISNGVLRCKPVIARIAKENRKQSRILDRENMIISSNFMVAKENVDISKILGFSGQLIFSDIEKELKLSYPNSKLVPLTKQTPLNEEVEIVRRKNQIVFVTDIDTMTSPKNLNCFDLITHYLEEGSLDEKITQFRKEKIKSFVYYPISFQIDQKKLLIGYGYTYSSQSLPIEILSTYKDIEENLNKKIMDFNITVLSVKQNIINICEGGMLLDITDPNLQKSILIKPSFTMDITFKLQPPLRFAVEVKHVHKFGTSLFVGVAIAGSNDTEKAMENYRSFLHFINKKNTQ; encoded by the coding sequence ATGGAAAAAGTAGAAAAGATTTCTCCTTTAGAGATTATAAAACAGGACAAAAGATCCTGGGAAACAGTTACTGTACCTGCTAAAGTTGAGTACATACTAAAAGAATATCTCATGTTGAAAGATTTGACTTTAAAAGGTTTTGAACAAAAACCGGAGATTTATTACTCTGAAAGAAAATCTGACGGTACATATATTTTTAAAACAGAGCCTACTATTTCATTTTCTGAAAAGCATTTCACTATCTACAAAACTCTAAACAAACACATTGAAATTGATATGGAAGTTACTTCAATAATTTCAAATGGTGTATTGCGATGTAAACCGGTAATTGCAAGAATTGCAAAAGAGAACCGAAAACAATCCAGAATATTGGATAGAGAAAATATGATCATTTCGAGCAATTTTATGGTTGCAAAAGAAAATGTAGATATTTCAAAAATTCTTGGCTTTTCAGGCCAGTTGATTTTTAGTGATATTGAAAAAGAGCTGAAGTTAAGTTATCCAAATTCTAAATTAGTTCCTCTTACAAAACAAACACCTTTAAACGAAGAAGTAGAAATTGTTAGAAGAAAAAATCAAATAGTTTTTGTAACCGATATTGACACAATGACTTCTCCTAAAAATCTGAATTGTTTTGATTTAATAACACACTACTTAGAAGAAGGCTCTTTGGATGAAAAAATTACACAGTTCAGAAAAGAGAAAATCAAGTCTTTTGTTTACTACCCGATTTCTTTTCAGATTGACCAAAAGAAACTTTTAATCGGTTACGGCTATACTTATTCATCACAAAGTTTACCGATAGAAATTCTCTCTACATATAAAGATATTGAAGAAAACCTAAATAAAAAAATTATGGATTTTAATATAACGGTTTTATCGGTTAAGCAGAACATTATAAATATTTGTGAAGGCGGAATGCTTTTAGATATTACTGATCCTAATCTGCAAAAATCAATATTGATTAAGCCAAGTTTTACGATGGATATTACTTTTAAATTACAGCCTCCCCTTCGATTTGCGGTAGAAGTAAAGCATGTTCATAAGTTCGGTACGTCATTATTTGTCGGAGTAGCAATAGCCGGCTCCAACGATACAGAAAAAGCTATGGAAAATTACAGAAGTTTTCTACACTTCATAAATAAGAAAAATACTCAGTGA
- a CDS encoding PD40 domain-containing protein has product MPSLSDGIFGPPLNTGNVEYNPVISPNGRYIVFQSNRPGGQGGMDIWISENKNFRDRTGDAEWTLPRNFTELNTDHFEGMFSIHFGTDGKPDEIFFTSEYIAGKREGYPGLNIYYTKKNPRNEKWYSPIHLNEINSNFEDKMPTISPDGNSLIFVSNRPGGFGGFDLWKSVRDKETGVWSKPKNLGSPINSPSDEIMPSYHYDGNTLYFSSNVRDENNKFNLYGSDLVKNHFEEIYSLGKPFNSKDDDEGISLTHDGNWAYFSSNRLSGEGQFDIYRTQVPEDMRRSYPFELSGLVLDGSEPIMIGIESTLKIYDESRPVKIVTSKRIGGDLTKSDNKNFETNLSTGKFYRIEVSAPGFHPTELTLDLRGNIGQGKKHYLRIILQPIKNKKKIDKSDDPTKKKHENDKIAEDKLNVLVKDQDTKQDIVNATVTLFTEKNKNGVQLKIHEDKKEIYGLSKYPEEEFEILAQKKGYKDSTVIISKNSNEFKTKSTIVVYLKSLNQLHSIYNERIYFKFNEYKLTNNQKIALDKIAEFLLKNPKDKIEIGGHTDNIASKEFNVALSQKRSEEVFAYFRKKGIHENRMRKQAYWYSQPESDNQTEEGRRKNRRVNFRKLE; this is encoded by the coding sequence ATGCCCTCTTTGTCAGATGGAATTTTTGGTCCTCCTCTAAATACCGGGAACGTAGAATACAATCCAGTGATTAGCCCAAACGGAAGGTATATCGTATTTCAATCCAATCGTCCTGGCGGACAAGGAGGGATGGATATTTGGATTTCAGAAAATAAAAACTTCAGAGACAGAACAGGAGATGCAGAATGGACCTTGCCTAGAAATTTTACTGAACTGAACACTGATCATTTTGAAGGAATGTTTTCGATTCATTTTGGAACAGATGGCAAACCGGATGAGATATTCTTTACTTCGGAATACATTGCAGGAAAAAGAGAAGGCTACCCAGGGTTAAATATATATTATACAAAAAAAAATCCAAGAAATGAAAAATGGTACAGCCCAATCCACCTAAATGAAATAAATTCTAATTTTGAAGATAAAATGCCGACTATTTCTCCCGATGGAAATAGCTTGATCTTTGTATCTAACAGACCCGGTGGGTTTGGTGGTTTCGATTTATGGAAAAGTGTACGAGACAAAGAAACCGGGGTGTGGTCTAAACCTAAAAATTTAGGTAGCCCAATCAATTCCCCTTCTGATGAAATTATGCCTTCCTATCATTACGATGGCAACACTCTATATTTCAGCTCTAACGTTCGAGATGAAAATAACAAATTCAATTTGTATGGATCGGATCTTGTAAAAAATCATTTTGAAGAAATCTATAGTCTCGGAAAACCTTTCAACAGCAAAGACGACGATGAAGGAATCTCTTTAACTCATGATGGAAACTGGGCTTACTTTTCGTCCAATCGACTATCCGGTGAAGGACAATTTGATATTTATAGAACCCAAGTCCCGGAAGATATGCGAAGATCGTATCCGTTTGAATTATCCGGTCTTGTTTTAGACGGATCAGAGCCGATTATGATTGGAATTGAATCTACACTAAAAATTTACGACGAGTCAAGACCGGTGAAAATTGTTACTTCTAAGAGAATTGGTGGAGACCTAACTAAATCGGATAATAAAAATTTTGAAACAAATCTCTCAACAGGAAAATTTTACAGGATAGAAGTTTCTGCTCCGGGTTTTCATCCGACTGAGTTGACCCTTGACCTGAGAGGAAATATAGGGCAAGGTAAAAAGCACTATCTTAGAATTATCTTGCAACCAATCAAAAATAAGAAAAAAATTGACAAGTCGGATGACCCGACAAAGAAAAAACACGAAAATGACAAAATTGCAGAAGATAAACTCAATGTTTTGGTAAAAGACCAAGACACGAAGCAAGATATTGTCAATGCTACCGTAACTTTATTTACCGAAAAAAATAAAAACGGAGTTCAGTTAAAAATTCATGAAGATAAAAAAGAAATATACGGGCTTTCTAAGTACCCAGAAGAGGAATTTGAAATTCTTGCGCAAAAAAAAGGCTATAAAGATAGCACTGTGATTATTTCCAAGAATAGCAATGAGTTTAAAACTAAGAGCACCATAGTGGTGTATTTGAAAAGTCTAAACCAATTGCATTCCATTTATAATGAAAGAATATATTTTAAATTTAATGAATACAAATTGACAAATAATCAAAAAATTGCATTAGATAAAATAGCAGAGTTTCTGTTAAAAAATCCCAAGGACAAAATAGAAATTGGTGGGCATACAGACAATATAGCGAGTAAAGAGTTTAATGTTGCATTAAGTCAAAAAAGGTCTGAAGAAGTATTTGCATATTTTCGTAAAAAAGGCATACACGAGAATAGGATGCGTAAACAAGCGTATTGGTATTCTCAACCGGAATCTGATAACCAAACAGAAGAAGGCAGAAGAAAAAACAGAAGAGTAAATTTTCGCAAACTGGAATAA
- a CDS encoding histidine phosphatase family protein produces the protein MIQHIYLIRHGETDYNREGRIQGGGINSELSDKGRIQAEMLRKRLERESLQFDYIFSSPLNRAYETAKIAASDIKQDILTDDLLKEIDCGEYEGLLTKEIDPSILQKLREDPYYKYPGGENCEDVQKRAKQFLNKLNNLEKKSALIFSHGNFNRAFMSAILDLSIEIAVKTIQHNTGLNYFQKIQSSFKLITWNDISHIDDLATWR, from the coding sequence ATGATACAACATATTTATTTGATTCGACACGGAGAAACTGACTATAACAGAGAAGGTAGGATACAGGGAGGGGGAATCAATTCTGAATTGTCGGACAAGGGGCGAATTCAAGCAGAAATGCTAAGAAAAAGATTGGAACGAGAAAGCCTTCAATTTGATTATATTTTTTCCAGCCCTCTTAACAGAGCTTATGAAACTGCAAAAATTGCCGCATCCGACATAAAACAAGATATTTTAACAGATGATTTGCTAAAAGAAATAGATTGTGGAGAGTATGAGGGACTGCTTACAAAAGAAATTGATCCGAGTATTCTGCAAAAATTGCGAGAAGACCCATACTACAAATATCCAGGTGGAGAAAATTGCGAAGATGTTCAAAAAAGAGCCAAACAATTTTTAAACAAGTTAAACAACTTAGAGAAAAAATCTGCACTAATTTTTTCACACGGAAATTTTAACCGTGCCTTTATGAGCGCTATATTGGATTTGTCGATTGAAATTGCAGTGAAAACGATCCAGCACAACACAGGGCTGAACTATTTTCAAAAGATTCAGTCCTCGTTTAAATTGATTACTTGGAACGATATTTCTCATATTGACGATCTGGCTACATGGCGATGA
- the folP gene encoding dihydropteroate synthase, with product MAMTQIVGILNITSDSFSDGGRYFDTDSAISWVDFLSQNGADIIELSSQSSNIHSLQIPDKLEWERIYPILQYCQTNKLKISVDTYKPYVIQKCIESQVDYINSINSFRDELSQNILKELSSSLPELILMYSQNKGDTAISESKLTRENVLNEIVVFFEKKLKDLEKINISKDKIIVDPGMGLFLSPDPDISIHVLKNINTFKEKFQRVMVSVSRKSFIGALCDSAKPIERSGGTLACENYLIEKGVDFIRTHDPRQIRQFIHLNSILRN from the coding sequence ATGGCGATGACTCAAATTGTAGGAATTTTGAATATCACTTCTGATTCTTTTTCTGACGGGGGAAGATATTTCGATACAGATTCTGCAATTTCTTGGGTAGATTTTCTTTCACAAAATGGTGCAGATATTATAGAGCTTAGTTCTCAATCTTCGAATATTCACTCCTTGCAAATTCCAGACAAATTGGAGTGGGAAAGAATTTATCCTATTTTGCAGTACTGTCAAACGAATAAGTTAAAAATTTCAGTAGATACTTACAAGCCTTATGTAATCCAAAAATGCATAGAAAGCCAAGTAGATTATATAAACAGTATAAATTCTTTTAGAGATGAATTGTCTCAAAATATATTAAAAGAATTATCAAGTTCACTTCCTGAATTGATATTGATGTATTCTCAAAACAAAGGAGATACGGCGATTAGTGAATCGAAACTAACAAGAGAAAATGTATTGAATGAAATAGTAGTATTTTTTGAAAAAAAACTTAAAGACTTAGAAAAAATAAATATCTCAAAAGATAAAATAATAGTCGATCCTGGAATGGGGTTATTTTTGAGTCCTGACCCTGATATCAGTATTCACGTTTTAAAAAATATTAATACTTTTAAAGAGAAGTTTCAAAGAGTAATGGTGTCTGTATCCAGAAAATCTTTTATAGGTGCGTTATGCGATAGCGCAAAACCTATAGAAAGAAGTGGAGGCACTCTTGCTTGTGAGAATTATCTAATCGAAAAAGGTGTCGATTTTATACGGACTCACGATCCAAGACAGATAAGACAATTTATTCATTTGAATTCTATTTTGAGAAATTGA
- a CDS encoding HAMP domain-containing histidine kinase: MDIQTLNYSIAFLTFTAFFISLLMFSKIRNFPGSLQWLLSILNISIGNFLLGLRDVIPDLLSIHLANLLLYFVPAFMIQSFRLLLGIPNKIKIEYWLSGIVFIGFVVTAEIGSTRERVIYYSLVNILMWGWGGVTFLFIKEIKAKLLISVNFFSTSILSLVNVISSWNMERNISLLHIHGFYGIYLLFMLGFIFAIFSSYVIIVNQKLMDMVESEKESLLYANQSKEKLFNIIAHDLKGPFSAILQGLGFAIEEKNLAEKNLILERISYQAKVLFQFLENILRWVKTQQNGVKYNKTEISLKELIEGEIQTCMGMANEKHIKVLISELNPDLEFYGDKVTSGTVIRNLLSNSIKFTPIHGSIQFFIQEIDEQVQIIIEDSGIGLSETQIESFNKRQLLNSTFGTQGEAGHGLGLAICREYVEGNGGTIQFEKSKKLGTKVIVSFPKQKN, translated from the coding sequence ATGGATATACAAACACTTAATTACTCGATAGCGTTTTTGACCTTTACTGCATTTTTTATATCTCTATTGATGTTTTCAAAAATAAGAAATTTTCCCGGGTCTCTTCAGTGGCTTTTGTCTATTCTGAATATTTCTATCGGGAATTTTTTGCTTGGGTTAAGAGACGTGATTCCAGACTTGCTTAGCATTCATCTTGCAAATCTGCTATTGTATTTTGTTCCTGCTTTCATGATTCAGAGTTTTCGATTGTTGCTTGGAATCCCAAACAAGATCAAAATAGAATACTGGTTGTCTGGTATAGTTTTTATCGGGTTTGTTGTTACAGCTGAAATTGGCTCTACTCGAGAAAGGGTTATTTATTATAGCTTGGTTAATATTTTGATGTGGGGGTGGGGAGGAGTTACATTTTTATTTATAAAAGAAATAAAAGCAAAGTTACTTATTTCGGTCAATTTTTTTTCTACATCGATCTTATCTTTAGTGAATGTTATATCCTCTTGGAATATGGAAAGAAATATTAGTCTATTGCATATTCATGGTTTTTATGGAATTTATTTATTGTTTATGCTTGGATTTATTTTTGCTATATTCTCCAGTTATGTAATTATTGTAAATCAAAAACTAATGGATATGGTGGAAAGTGAAAAGGAATCTTTACTCTATGCAAATCAGAGTAAAGAGAAATTGTTCAATATCATTGCTCACGATTTAAAGGGGCCATTTAGTGCAATACTTCAGGGTTTAGGTTTTGCAATAGAAGAAAAAAATCTTGCAGAGAAAAATCTTATATTAGAAAGAATTTCTTACCAAGCGAAAGTCCTATTTCAATTTTTAGAAAATATTTTGCGATGGGTCAAGACTCAACAAAATGGGGTCAAATACAATAAGACCGAGATTTCGTTAAAAGAATTGATTGAAGGTGAGATTCAAACCTGTATGGGTATGGCTAATGAAAAGCATATCAAGGTATTGATTTCTGAACTGAATCCGGATCTTGAGTTTTATGGAGATAAGGTTACTTCTGGAACAGTGATTCGAAATTTGCTAAGCAATTCAATTAAATTTACTCCTATACATGGTAGCATACAATTTTTTATTCAAGAAATAGACGAACAGGTTCAAATAATTATTGAAGATTCAGGAATCGGTTTGTCAGAAACTCAAATAGAAAGTTTCAATAAAAGGCAACTCTTAAATTCTACTTTTGGTACTCAAGGAGAAGCAGGCCACGGTCTTGGTCTTGCAATTTGTCGAGAATATGTTGAAGGAAATGGCGGCACGATTCAATTTGAGAAAAGTAAAAAATTGGGCACTAAAGTTATAGTTTCATTTCCAAAACAAAAAAATTAA
- a CDS encoding MFS transporter, translating to MKISNEEKRDPYSSLRFQDFRYFLVARFVSVFAIQMQAVVVGWLVYEKTKDPLSLGLIGLCEVVPAISVALYAGHIADKTDRRFIIVTCIIGLLLCYLALVGLSLPSYNSSVWEIYLVIFFSGIVRGFLVPSLSAFAAQLVPKDIFPNAATWNSTAWQIAAVGGPALGGAIYGFFDATHTFSIVAILICISLFLFLRVSKKEIPKTSIDDTISERLFSGIRYVFRNQIILGALTLDLFAVLFGGAVALLPIFAGEILMVGPEGLGLLRASPSIGASIMAVFLAYKPPLKKAGKFLLFSVAGFGVCMILFALSKSFFLSVFILAVSGMLDMVSVVIRSTVVQTNTPENMRGRVSAVNSIFIGSSNELGAFESGVAAKLLGTVPSVIFGGAITVLVVIISSFKAPKLRNLNLKDDIW from the coding sequence ATGAAAATCTCAAACGAAGAAAAAAGAGACCCTTACTCATCTTTAAGATTTCAAGACTTCCGATATTTTTTAGTGGCTCGGTTTGTATCTGTTTTTGCAATTCAAATGCAGGCTGTTGTAGTGGGTTGGTTAGTTTACGAAAAAACAAAAGACCCGCTGTCTCTCGGACTCATCGGTCTTTGTGAAGTTGTCCCTGCAATATCTGTGGCGCTCTATGCAGGGCATATAGCAGACAAGACCGATCGAAGATTTATTATAGTCACTTGCATCATCGGACTTCTGTTGTGCTATCTGGCTTTAGTCGGACTATCTTTACCAAGTTATAATTCTTCCGTATGGGAAATCTACCTCGTCATATTTTTTAGTGGAATAGTAAGAGGATTTTTAGTCCCGTCACTTTCTGCATTTGCAGCACAACTTGTTCCGAAAGATATTTTTCCAAATGCTGCAACATGGAATAGCACAGCATGGCAAATCGCAGCAGTAGGCGGTCCTGCACTTGGTGGAGCTATCTACGGATTTTTTGATGCAACCCATACTTTTTCTATTGTAGCGATATTGATTTGTATTTCTTTATTTTTATTTTTAAGAGTTTCCAAAAAAGAAATCCCTAAAACTTCTATTGACGATACAATTAGCGAAAGACTTTTTTCCGGAATTCGATATGTATTTAGAAATCAAATCATATTAGGAGCTTTGACTCTTGATTTATTTGCAGTTTTATTCGGTGGAGCCGTTGCTCTTTTACCAATCTTTGCAGGCGAAATATTAATGGTTGGACCGGAGGGCTTAGGACTACTCAGAGCATCACCGAGTATCGGCGCATCGATCATGGCAGTTTTTTTAGCTTACAAACCTCCATTAAAAAAAGCAGGCAAATTTCTTCTTTTTTCTGTTGCTGGTTTTGGAGTTTGTATGATTCTTTTTGCTTTATCCAAATCATTTTTCTTGTCTGTATTTATTCTTGCGGTCAGTGGAATGTTGGACATGGTAAGTGTTGTAATTCGATCAACGGTAGTTCAAACGAATACTCCGGAAAATATGCGTGGCAGAGTATCCGCAGTAAATAGTATTTTTATCGGCTCTTCCAACGAACTTGGAGCTTTTGAATCTGGTGTGGCTGCCAAACTACTTGGTACTGTGCCTTCAGTAATTTTTGGAGGGGCAATCACTGTGTTGGTTGTAATTATCTCATCGTTCAAAGCGCCTAAACTCAGGAACCTAAACCTAAAAGATGATATCTGGTAA
- a CDS encoding NUDIX hydrolase, giving the protein MSNFNLSDFFNPGKLWKRENKNRLHSNRIFDTISWDSESPDKKIKGTFYGLETNDWVNVICFNNNEKLILVEQYRHGINQMSLELPGGICEFEGEDKLLRAAKAELTEECGYTSNDWKYLGKLSANPGILNNFSHTFLAKNAERTNKQNLDIHEMIEIHEISINEIPDLIQKGIFHHSLMVAALGLYFLCEKHIVK; this is encoded by the coding sequence ATGAGTAATTTTAACCTTTCTGATTTTTTTAACCCCGGTAAACTATGGAAAAGAGAAAATAAAAATCGGCTCCATTCAAACAGAATTTTTGACACAATTTCTTGGGATTCAGAATCTCCCGATAAAAAAATCAAAGGCACATTTTACGGATTAGAAACCAATGATTGGGTGAATGTAATTTGTTTTAACAATAACGAGAAACTTATTTTAGTTGAACAGTATAGACATGGGATAAACCAGATGAGCTTGGAACTTCCCGGAGGGATTTGTGAATTTGAAGGTGAAGATAAATTATTAAGAGCCGCAAAAGCAGAGCTTACGGAAGAATGCGGATACACTTCTAATGACTGGAAATATCTCGGAAAATTAAGCGCAAACCCCGGTATCCTAAATAATTTTAGTCATACTTTTTTAGCCAAGAACGCAGAAAGAACCAACAAGCAAAATTTAGACATTCATGAAATGATAGAGATACACGAAATTTCTATAAATGAAATTCCCGATCTGATTCAAAAAGGAATTTTTCATCATTCTCTTATGGTAGCTGCACTTGGTTTGTATTTTCTTTGTGAAAAACATATTGTAAAATGA
- a CDS encoding ATP-binding cassette domain-containing protein, with translation MRIFDKFLLKDINVKISNNTITGLIGNSGSGKSTLFKCIFGIQIPHNANVTGEIFIFGEKLNRVNIQQIQPVFQDPISYFNPRWNLFKILKEPLDIRFHLTENEKRQRIVSLLEEFGFYESSLNKNIGKFSGGEMQRLSILRAILAEPKIILMDEPVSALDPLVQKEAVIFIKKICELKKLTILFISHDIEIVRWLCEEIYVMRNGQIVENGKTKKVFLDPEQEYTKSLLDLTYSTN, from the coding sequence GTGCGAATATTTGATAAATTTCTCCTAAAAGATATAAATGTAAAAATTTCAAATAACACCATAACAGGTTTAATTGGAAATTCGGGATCAGGGAAATCAACATTATTCAAATGTATTTTTGGAATTCAGATCCCGCATAACGCCAATGTTACTGGTGAGATTTTTATTTTTGGAGAGAAATTGAATAGAGTAAATATTCAACAAATTCAGCCTGTTTTTCAAGACCCTATTAGCTATTTTAATCCACGCTGGAATCTATTCAAGATATTGAAAGAACCTTTAGATATTCGATTTCATCTTACTGAAAATGAAAAAAGACAGAGAATAGTTTCCTTACTCGAAGAATTTGGATTTTATGAGAGTTCGCTAAATAAAAATATCGGTAAATTTTCCGGTGGAGAGATGCAAAGACTATCTATTCTACGCGCAATCTTAGCAGAACCAAAAATTATTCTAATGGATGAGCCGGTGAGTGCGTTAGACCCCCTTGTTCAAAAAGAAGCGGTAATATTTATAAAAAAAATTTGTGAATTAAAAAAACTCACAATTCTATTTATTTCCCATGATATTGAAATTGTCCGATGGCTTTGTGAAGAAATATACGTTATGCGAAATGGTCAGATTGTGGAAAATGGAAAAACAAAAAAAGTCTTTCTTGACCCGGAACAAGAATACACTAAGTCTTTATTGGATTTAACATACTCTACTAACTGA
- the moeB gene encoding molybdopterin-synthase adenylyltransferase MoeB → MQSTKSKNEQKNPNFTLSKEEITRYSRNILLNEVGKKGQEKLKNSTVTVMGAGGLGSPALFYLAACGIGNIRIIDSDILDLTNLQRQILHRTENISKLKTDSAEETLHSLNPWINIKKFSFRGKADNILSIIEGSDIVLEGSDNFETKFLINDACYFLKIPLIIGGILRFEGQLIGILPDSTPCYRCIFHSPPPPDEIPSCAEAGVIGGVAGVIGSLQATEAIKFILKIEESRVFGKILNYDAKSLDFRKISINKNPNCPLCGKNPLITELHDSVSRVC, encoded by the coding sequence ATGCAATCGACAAAATCAAAAAACGAGCAAAAAAATCCTAACTTCACTCTTTCTAAAGAAGAGATAACAAGATATTCAAGAAACATACTTCTAAATGAAGTTGGTAAAAAAGGGCAAGAGAAACTTAAAAATTCTACAGTAACCGTTATGGGAGCAGGAGGCTTGGGTAGCCCTGCTCTTTTTTATTTGGCTGCTTGTGGTATCGGGAACATTCGAATCATTGATTCGGATATTTTAGATTTAACAAATCTGCAAAGACAAATTTTGCACCGTACAGAAAATATTTCCAAACTCAAAACCGATTCAGCCGAAGAAACACTCCATAGTCTAAATCCATGGATCAATATAAAAAAATTTTCTTTCAGGGGAAAAGCCGACAATATCCTTTCGATTATTGAAGGCTCTGATATCGTGCTTGAAGGATCGGATAACTTTGAAACAAAATTTTTGATCAATGACGCTTGCTATTTTTTAAAAATTCCTCTAATTATCGGCGGGATTTTAAGATTTGAAGGGCAATTGATTGGAATTCTCCCGGATAGTACTCCCTGTTATAGATGCATTTTTCATTCTCCTCCTCCTCCAGATGAAATACCGAGCTGTGCAGAGGCTGGAGTAATTGGAGGGGTAGCGGGAGTAATTGGCAGTCTTCAAGCAACTGAAGCAATTAAATTCATTTTAAAAATAGAAGAGTCCAGGGTTTTCGGAAAAATTTTAAATTACGATGCAAAAAGTTTAGACTTTCGTAAAATTTCTATAAACAAAAATCCAAACTGTCCTCTTTGCGGAAAAAATCCTTTGATAACAGAATTACACGATTCAGTTAGTAGAGTATGTTAA
- a CDS encoding HEAT repeat domain-containing protein, whose product MRKIFTITLISIIFSTGLIAAEKSADEHLKALSSGTDEEKIAACVYFGKEVKKGKDALPQIIALLKATDNSKVAVSAAVALGYIKEKGPSTKALKEKIMSETDSNIVYACLLGIYNIEVANEVLEDDARAALEYADIHHRQNEFVADAIDKIKKRAKKS is encoded by the coding sequence ATGAGAAAAATTTTTACGATTACTTTAATTTCTATTATTTTTAGTACCGGCTTGATTGCCGCAGAGAAATCTGCTGATGAGCATTTAAAAGCACTTAGTTCTGGTACAGACGAAGAAAAAATCGCAGCCTGTGTTTATTTTGGTAAAGAAGTGAAAAAGGGAAAGGATGCACTTCCACAGATTATTGCATTGTTAAAAGCTACAGATAATTCTAAAGTTGCGGTTTCTGCAGCAGTTGCATTGGGTTACATCAAAGAAAAAGGGCCATCTACAAAGGCACTAAAAGAAAAAATAATGAGTGAAACAGACTCAAATATTGTTTACGCTTGTCTTTTGGGAATTTACAATATCGAAGTTGCCAATGAAGTTCTTGAAGACGATGCAAGGGCAGCATTAGAATATGCAGACATTCATCACAGACAAAATGAGTTTGTAGCTGATGCAATCGACAAAATCAAAAAACGAGCAAAAAAATCCTAA
- a CDS encoding rhomboid family intramembrane serine protease, giving the protein MKKIFWEFPLTSSFVLFTIAFYFITIAFVPKEIIQNYFVSYPGQFIPINWLLSTFFHGSPFHLLSNMAYLFFLGRIVEDRIGKLKWLFFYFMAGFISVITDSIIRGFIVSGYNLPTVGASGAISGIAAVSALLSPFSFKVSGKTIPFPVFLVSWIMIYSDLTGFSSTTDYVAHYSHLGGFFSVFIAAYFLNSNDRKKLRNGFSLNLVFFVLTVILLYLLKER; this is encoded by the coding sequence ATGAAAAAGATATTCTGGGAGTTCCCCTTGACATCTTCTTTTGTGTTGTTCACGATTGCATTTTATTTTATAACAATAGCTTTTGTTCCAAAAGAAATCATTCAAAACTATTTTGTTTCCTATCCCGGACAATTCATTCCGATAAATTGGCTACTCAGCACTTTTTTCCATGGTTCTCCATTCCATCTATTATCCAACATGGCTTATCTTTTTTTTTTGGGGAGAATTGTAGAAGATAGAATCGGTAAGTTAAAGTGGCTGTTTTTTTATTTTATGGCAGGGTTTATTTCGGTGATTACAGATTCAATAATTAGAGGATTTATTGTTTCAGGATATAATTTACCGACTGTTGGTGCAAGTGGTGCGATTTCAGGAATTGCGGCTGTTTCGGCACTTTTATCCCCTTTTAGCTTTAAGGTTTCAGGAAAAACAATCCCTTTTCCTGTTTTTCTTGTCTCTTGGATTATGATCTATTCTGATCTGACCGGGTTTTCCTCTACTACAGATTACGTAGCCCACTATTCTCATCTAGGGGGATTTTTTTCGGTTTTTATTGCAGCGTATTTTTTAAATTCAAACGACAGAAAAAAACTTAGGAACGGCTTTTCCCTAAATTTGGTTTTTTTTGTTTTGACGGTGATTTTATTGTATCTTTTGAAAGAAAGGTGA